A single window of Bordetella genomosp. 11 DNA harbors:
- a CDS encoding class I SAM-dependent methyltransferase, with product MMQNDKLFAGNIPETYERLLVPLLFEPYANDMADRVARIRSRDILEIAAGTGALTRAMADRLPADARIVASDLNPPMLERAQASLANDPRMTWQQADALALPFDAAAFDVVACQFGVMFYPDKVQGHREARRVLRPDGRYVFSAWDSLRHNPIAEAIEDALARMFPDNPTRFMSRTPHGYCEPDKLRADLREAGFQAIEIESIRHNAEAPSVHVVAQAFCQGTPLRGEIEARAPGAVERVTDEVAQALRPKFGDGPVQSTISAYLVTCGQA from the coding sequence ATGATGCAGAACGACAAGCTTTTCGCCGGCAACATTCCGGAAACCTACGAGCGGCTGCTGGTGCCGCTGCTGTTCGAGCCTTACGCCAACGACATGGCGGACCGCGTGGCCCGCATACGGTCTCGCGACATCCTGGAGATCGCGGCCGGCACGGGTGCCCTTACACGCGCGATGGCGGATCGCCTGCCCGCGGACGCGCGCATCGTCGCGTCCGACCTCAATCCCCCGATGCTGGAACGCGCGCAGGCAAGCCTGGCAAATGATCCGCGCATGACGTGGCAACAGGCGGACGCCCTGGCGCTGCCGTTCGATGCGGCGGCCTTCGACGTCGTGGCGTGCCAGTTCGGCGTGATGTTCTATCCCGACAAGGTCCAGGGCCATCGCGAAGCCCGCCGCGTCCTGCGACCGGATGGGCGGTATGTCTTCTCCGCATGGGATTCCCTGCGCCATAACCCCATCGCGGAAGCGATCGAAGACGCGCTGGCAAGGATGTTTCCGGACAATCCCACTCGCTTCATGTCGCGCACGCCTCATGGCTATTGCGAGCCGGACAAGCTGCGCGCCGATCTGCGCGAAGCGGGGTTCCAGGCCATCGAGATCGAATCCATCCGGCACAACGCCGAGGCGCCGTCCGTTCACGTGGTCGCGCAGGCCTTCTGCCAGGGAACGCCCTTGCGCGGGGAAATCGAGGCGCGCGCCCCGGGCGCCGTGGAGCGCGTCACCGACGAGGTCGCGCAGGCCTTGCGGCCGAAGTTCGGCGACGGCCCGGTGCAATCCACCATCAGTGCGTACCTGGTGACCTGCGGCCAGGCGTGA
- a CDS encoding decarboxylase: MKDKATETQRLDHLFANSAARMDRWRDLNAKVQVWAAELRAGKRQDSTPVQEALAAVRPMESYFAYPGAHLLRILDERISEGDAMAAARLILRMSNALLSGRYRYDSGEWEAAEETPEDVPDRMPPGLGGGGPRRPYFETMFVTPAPAARLAMLAQEIRHLRRPDDAMIYEPVMVGSLEDACLAAVLNGKIEAVVIYDGIPVPSQHDVPLLRDFLDVYKHLDTSSTAPQEVGVRLARLLKGMRPELDIYLLTDRKVEQLAGDRAASMIRRVFYEVEEPMELHLNILEGILERYATPHFDNLKRYAMRPIGTFHALPIARGKSIIKSNWIRDFGEFYGLNLFLAETSATTGGLDSMLEPTGNIKLAQEKFARAVGADHVFFVTNGTSTSNKMVYQAVTRPGDIVIVDRNCHKSHHYGMVLSGAQPFYVEAFPMMEYSMYGAVPLRTIKQALLDLKAAGRLDRVAMITLTNCTFDGHIYNTRRVMEECLAIKPDLIFLWDEAWFGFARWSPFLRPRTAMGAAAALEQWRDDPAALKAWEAQAQELGEDLDPKDPGLLDRRLVPDPRKIRIRVYETDSVHKSMSSLRQGSIVAVRDEDYNRHVSAFREAVFIHASTSPNAQIIGSLDVARRQMELEGYELVMRSIEIALAIRREVAQHPLISKYFSVLGADRMVPREFRESGFVDYLEPGANWFTAAKALMDDEFCLDPTRLTLVCGTAGYDGTAFKNLLASRYNIQLNKTSRNSVLLQSNINNTRSDVALLIKVLLEISEEIEASLKEEGDAGRAAFAARVKSLMEDVPNLPNFSRFHDGYRDDPAGATREGNMRTAFFAAYNEDECEYLPLAGKALDDRLRDGPELVSANFVIPYPPGFPIMVPGQIIDADTIEFMRKLDVKEIHGYNATRGIKLIKPTAIERVDRAS; this comes from the coding sequence ATGAAAGATAAAGCGACAGAGACCCAACGACTGGACCACCTGTTTGCGAATTCCGCCGCGCGGATGGACCGTTGGCGGGACCTGAATGCCAAGGTCCAGGTCTGGGCGGCGGAACTTCGGGCGGGCAAGCGGCAGGACAGCACGCCAGTACAGGAAGCGCTGGCCGCCGTGCGTCCCATGGAAAGCTATTTCGCCTATCCGGGCGCGCACTTGCTCCGCATACTGGATGAACGGATAAGCGAAGGCGATGCGATGGCGGCCGCGCGGCTGATCCTGAGGATGAGCAATGCCTTGTTGTCGGGAAGGTATCGCTACGACAGCGGCGAATGGGAAGCCGCGGAGGAAACGCCCGAAGACGTCCCTGATCGCATGCCGCCGGGCCTGGGCGGGGGCGGCCCGCGGCGTCCGTACTTCGAAACGATGTTCGTGACGCCGGCGCCGGCTGCCCGGCTTGCCATGCTGGCACAGGAAATCCGTCATTTGCGGCGGCCCGACGACGCCATGATCTACGAGCCGGTCATGGTGGGCAGCCTGGAGGATGCCTGCCTGGCCGCTGTCCTGAATGGCAAGATCGAGGCGGTGGTCATCTACGATGGCATACCGGTCCCGTCCCAGCATGACGTGCCTTTGCTGCGGGACTTCCTGGATGTCTACAAGCATCTGGACACGTCTTCGACCGCGCCGCAGGAGGTCGGTGTCAGGCTGGCCCGGTTGCTCAAGGGTATGCGTCCGGAACTGGATATCTATCTGTTGACCGACAGAAAGGTCGAACAGCTGGCCGGCGATCGGGCCGCATCGATGATCCGCAGGGTGTTCTACGAGGTCGAAGAACCCATGGAGCTGCATCTGAATATCCTGGAAGGGATACTCGAGCGCTACGCCACGCCGCACTTCGACAACCTGAAGCGTTACGCGATGCGGCCCATCGGCACCTTCCATGCGCTGCCGATCGCGCGCGGAAAGTCCATCATCAAGTCCAACTGGATCCGGGATTTCGGCGAGTTCTATGGCTTGAACCTATTCCTGGCGGAGACATCCGCCACGACGGGAGGCCTGGACAGCATGCTCGAGCCCACCGGCAACATCAAGCTCGCCCAGGAAAAGTTCGCGCGCGCGGTGGGCGCGGACCATGTGTTCTTCGTGACCAACGGCACGTCGACTTCGAACAAGATGGTCTACCAGGCGGTGACCCGGCCGGGCGACATCGTCATCGTCGACCGCAACTGCCACAAATCGCATCACTACGGCATGGTCCTATCCGGCGCGCAGCCGTTCTATGTCGAGGCCTTCCCGATGATGGAGTACTCGATGTACGGCGCGGTGCCGCTGCGCACCATCAAGCAGGCACTGCTGGATTTGAAGGCGGCCGGCCGGCTCGACCGGGTGGCGATGATCACGCTGACCAACTGCACCTTCGATGGCCATATTTACAACACCCGCCGGGTGATGGAGGAGTGCCTGGCCATCAAGCCGGACCTGATCTTCCTGTGGGACGAAGCCTGGTTCGGCTTCGCCCGCTGGTCGCCTTTCCTGAGACCGCGTACGGCCATGGGCGCTGCCGCGGCGCTGGAACAGTGGCGCGACGATCCCGCCGCGCTGAAAGCCTGGGAGGCGCAGGCCCAGGAATTGGGCGAGGACCTGGATCCGAAAGATCCCGGCCTGCTCGACCGCAGGCTCGTGCCCGACCCCCGCAAGATCCGCATACGTGTCTATGAAACGGATTCCGTACACAAATCGATGTCGAGCCTGCGGCAAGGTTCGATCGTTGCCGTCCGCGACGAGGACTACAACCGTCATGTCTCGGCCTTCCGCGAGGCAGTGTTCATCCATGCCTCGACCTCGCCCAACGCGCAGATTATCGGCTCGCTGGACGTCGCGCGCCGGCAGATGGAGCTGGAAGGCTACGAACTGGTCATGCGGTCGATCGAAATCGCGCTGGCGATCCGAAGGGAAGTAGCGCAGCATCCGCTGATCTCGAAGTATTTCAGCGTGCTCGGTGCCGACCGGATGGTCCCGCGGGAGTTCCGGGAATCCGGCTTCGTCGACTACCTCGAACCGGGCGCCAACTGGTTTACCGCCGCGAAAGCGCTGATGGACGATGAGTTCTGCCTGGACCCGACCCGCTTGACGCTCGTATGCGGCACGGCCGGCTACGACGGCACGGCTTTCAAGAACCTGCTGGCGTCCCGCTACAACATCCAGCTGAACAAGACCTCGCGCAATAGCGTGCTGCTGCAAAGCAATATCAACAATACCCGCAGCGATGTAGCGCTGCTTATCAAGGTCTTGCTCGAGATATCGGAGGAGATCGAGGCCAGTCTGAAGGAAGAAGGCGATGCCGGGCGCGCCGCCTTCGCGGCCAGGGTCAAGAGCCTGATGGAAGACGTCCCGAACCTGCCGAACTTCAGCCGTTTCCACGATGGCTATCGCGACGATCCCGCCGGCGCCACGCGCGAGGGGAATATGCGAACCGCCTTCTTCGCGGCCTACAACGAGGACGAATGCGAGTACCTCCCGCTGGCCGGCAAAGCCTTGGATGACCGCCTGCGCGACGGGCCGGAACTGGTTTCGGCGAACTTCGTTATTCCCTATCCGCCGGGCTTTCCGATCATGGTGCCAGGGCAGATCATCGATGCCGACACGATCGAGTTCATGCGCAAGCTCGATGTGAAGGAGATCCACGGCTACAACGCCACGCGAGGAATCAAACTGATCAAGCCTACGGCCATCGAGCGGGTCGACCGGGCCAGCTAG
- a CDS encoding alpha/beta fold hydrolase has protein sequence MANKSSVKSSELSLLSVPAFWPMAMAKALLDEERDLYAKNIKFIDEEIKIHAELRPRLATRNQVRLDLRTMILRDYGRTNAGIPTLVNAPYAGHTAMIADYRAGQSLIETLLANGIGHVALTDWKSATPDMKDLEIDNYLAELVVAIDDLGGRVNLVGLCQGGWTSAMIAARFPEKVNALVLAGAPIDTDAGNGPIRRMVHESPLSFYEQLVALGGGLMQGRLMLRGWKNMHPVEHYLQDHVDLYEHIDDPAYLAKEEAFERWYENPLDLPGRWYLQVIQQIFQENRLAKGTFVGLGRKLNLHDISCPTYLLAGATDDITTPEQVLDARKYIGTSAQRIVSQTVPGGHIGLFMGGRTLKECWPGIARWIAGQ, from the coding sequence ATGGCGAACAAATCCTCGGTCAAGTCTTCCGAGCTCTCGCTGCTGAGCGTACCCGCCTTCTGGCCGATGGCGATGGCCAAGGCACTGCTCGACGAGGAGCGCGACCTTTACGCGAAGAACATTAAGTTCATCGACGAAGAGATCAAGATCCACGCCGAGCTTCGTCCCCGGCTCGCGACGCGCAACCAGGTCCGCCTGGATCTGCGCACGATGATCCTGCGCGACTACGGCAGGACGAACGCCGGCATTCCGACATTGGTGAACGCGCCCTACGCCGGGCACACTGCGATGATCGCCGATTATCGGGCGGGACAAAGCCTGATCGAGACGCTGCTCGCCAACGGTATCGGCCATGTGGCGCTGACCGACTGGAAGTCGGCGACGCCCGATATGAAGGACCTGGAAATCGACAACTATCTCGCGGAACTCGTCGTCGCGATCGACGATCTGGGCGGGCGGGTCAACCTGGTAGGGCTATGCCAGGGGGGATGGACCTCCGCGATGATCGCGGCGCGGTTTCCGGAGAAAGTGAACGCACTGGTCCTCGCGGGCGCGCCCATCGATACGGACGCCGGCAACGGTCCCATCAGGCGCATGGTGCACGAATCCCCCCTCTCCTTCTACGAGCAGCTCGTTGCCCTGGGAGGCGGCCTGATGCAGGGGCGGCTGATGCTGCGCGGATGGAAAAACATGCATCCCGTGGAACACTACCTGCAGGATCACGTCGACCTTTACGAGCATATCGATGACCCGGCGTACCTGGCCAAGGAAGAGGCGTTCGAAAGGTGGTATGAAAACCCGCTCGATCTTCCCGGCCGCTGGTATCTGCAGGTCATCCAGCAGATCTTCCAGGAAAATCGCCTGGCCAAGGGCACCTTCGTCGGCCTGGGCCGCAAACTGAACCTTCACGACATAAGCTGCCCGACATACCTGCTGGCAGGCGCGACCGACGATATCACCACCCCCGAGCAGGTTCTCGACGCGCGCAAGTACATCGGGACATCCGCGCAGCGCATCGTCTCGCAGACCGTACCCGGAGGCCACATCGGCCTTTTCATGGGCGGCCGCACGCTGAAGGAATGCTGGCCCGGGATCGCTCGATGGATCGCGGGGCAATAG
- the aspT gene encoding aspartate-alanine antiporter: MSLDWIGTLLRGSPELAMFVAVPVGYVLGNIKFGSFSLGTVSGALIAGLVIGQAHVEINRELRWSLFYLFLFANGYSAGPQFFQALKRDGLKPMALSIVVTVVAVAVALGMGRLLRLDAGMTAGLFGGALTQSSVMGTATGAIMDLPIPADMQKLLASHVAVADALTYVFGAIGPIIFLSVVAPRIFRIDLRKEAALLEEQYGIKTSVEGVLSGYQKFAARAYLVQPNAAFNGKRVDESEHACPGYRYFVERLRRGDSDIEVRPDAVLLPGDVVVVHGRTEAMVTVGPMFGKELHEPSLLDFPVEILRVMITSKAICGPTLKDLVEGKILDLRGVGMRSLTRGGQDIPFGASTRLNRGDIVELVGPMHAVERVATEMGQPLRPATSTNLSILGFGILIGALIGLPYLDIGALKLTLGASVGVLLAGLLFGWLRTVRPKMGEIPQPALDFMITFGLAAFVAGAGLQAGPEFVRAVKELGVGLVLAGMAVTVTPMLAALLVGRYVLKMNPLLLLGALAGAQTFTAALAALQEKAGSRIPVLGYTVPYATSNILLTTCGAVIVALV; this comes from the coding sequence ATGTCATTGGACTGGATCGGGACGCTGCTGCGCGGATCGCCGGAACTCGCGATGTTCGTCGCCGTCCCGGTGGGCTATGTCCTGGGCAATATCAAATTCGGTTCGTTCTCCCTGGGCACCGTGAGCGGCGCCCTGATCGCGGGCCTGGTCATCGGGCAGGCCCACGTCGAGATCAACCGCGAGTTGCGCTGGAGCCTGTTCTATCTGTTCCTCTTCGCCAATGGCTATTCGGCCGGGCCGCAGTTCTTCCAGGCCCTCAAGCGGGATGGCCTCAAACCCATGGCCCTATCGATCGTGGTTACCGTGGTGGCCGTCGCCGTGGCCCTGGGGATGGGGCGCCTGCTGCGCCTGGATGCCGGCATGACGGCGGGCCTGTTCGGCGGCGCGCTGACGCAATCATCCGTCATGGGTACCGCGACCGGCGCCATCATGGACCTGCCGATTCCGGCGGACATGCAGAAGCTGCTGGCAAGCCATGTCGCGGTTGCCGATGCCTTGACGTATGTGTTCGGGGCGATCGGTCCCATCATTTTCCTCAGTGTGGTGGCTCCCAGGATCTTCCGCATAGACCTGCGCAAGGAAGCCGCCTTGCTGGAGGAGCAATACGGTATCAAGACCAGCGTCGAAGGCGTGCTTTCGGGGTACCAGAAGTTCGCGGCCAGGGCCTACCTTGTGCAACCCAACGCGGCCTTCAACGGCAAGCGCGTGGACGAGTCCGAGCACGCCTGTCCCGGGTATCGCTATTTCGTGGAGCGATTGCGCAGGGGGGACAGCGATATCGAGGTGCGGCCTGACGCCGTGCTGCTGCCGGGCGACGTGGTCGTCGTCCATGGCCGTACCGAAGCGATGGTGACGGTGGGACCGATGTTCGGCAAGGAACTGCACGAACCTTCGCTGCTGGATTTTCCGGTAGAGATTCTAAGGGTCATGATAACCAGCAAGGCGATCTGCGGACCGACCCTGAAGGACCTCGTGGAAGGCAAGATCCTGGATCTGCGCGGCGTCGGCATGCGATCGCTGACGCGTGGCGGCCAGGATATACCGTTCGGCGCATCGACCCGGCTGAACCGCGGCGACATCGTCGAATTGGTGGGGCCCATGCACGCCGTCGAACGGGTCGCCACCGAAATGGGGCAGCCATTGCGTCCTGCCACGTCGACGAACCTGTCCATACTGGGATTCGGCATCCTCATCGGCGCGCTTATCGGGCTGCCTTACCTCGACATCGGTGCCTTGAAGCTTACCCTGGGCGCCAGTGTCGGCGTCCTGCTGGCCGGTTTGCTGTTCGGCTGGCTGCGCACGGTACGACCCAAAATGGGAGAAATACCGCAGCCCGCACTGGACTTCATGATCACTTTTGGACTGGCGGCCTTCGTGGCGGGGGCGGGATTGCAGGCGGGGCCTGAGTTTGTCCGCGCCGTCAAAGAGCTGGGCGTGGGGCTTGTGTTGGCCGGCATGGCCGTCACCGTGACGCCGATGCTGGCGGCATTGTTGGTCGGCCGCTACGTGCTCAAGATGAATCCCTTGCTGCTGCTTGGCGCCCTGGCGGGGGCGCAGACCTTCACCGCGGCATTGGCGGCGCTACAGGAAAAGGCCGGAAGCCGGATACCGGTTCTGGGCTACACGGTCCCATATGCCACTTCCAATATTCTTCTGACGACGTGCGGGGCCGTCATCGTGGCGCTGGTGTAG
- a CDS encoding Bug family tripartite tricarboxylate transporter substrate binding protein gives MMDLQRRRLLAALALTSLAPVARAQAAFPDHPPRLLVGFAPGGGSDFIARALAAEIAGPLGQPLIVENRPGAGGAIAARAAASSPPNGYTLFLGSAATFVINPVLMRNLPYDARKDFMPVGSVARFDYVLMARPGLPYKTLADLIAHAKQKPGELTIGSAGNGSNTHLAAAAFQQAAGIRLRHIPYKGTTPALTDLAGNNIDLLFDSVPTVLSLVKSGKVTGLATTGTTREALLPDLPTVIEGGVPGFTASNWFAVFAPARTPPEVVSAINAAMRKALTGEALRAQLISTGNVPLPGSPQDLQALVDEERASYTRLIQSSGIKIE, from the coding sequence ATGATGGACTTACAGCGTCGCAGGCTGCTGGCCGCGCTTGCCCTGACCTCTCTTGCGCCTGTGGCCCGCGCGCAGGCCGCTTTTCCGGACCATCCCCCGCGGCTGCTCGTGGGGTTCGCTCCCGGCGGCGGTAGCGATTTCATCGCCCGTGCCCTGGCTGCCGAAATCGCCGGCCCCCTGGGCCAGCCGCTGATCGTCGAGAACCGTCCGGGCGCCGGCGGCGCCATCGCGGCTCGGGCCGCCGCATCCAGCCCGCCCAACGGATACACCCTGTTCCTGGGCAGCGCGGCAACCTTCGTCATCAACCCGGTGCTGATGCGCAATCTCCCCTACGATGCGCGCAAGGACTTCATGCCGGTGGGATCGGTGGCGCGCTTCGACTATGTGCTGATGGCGCGTCCCGGCCTGCCGTACAAGACGCTGGCGGACCTGATCGCGCATGCGAAACAGAAGCCCGGCGAACTGACCATCGGGTCGGCCGGCAATGGCTCCAACACCCATCTCGCCGCGGCGGCCTTCCAGCAGGCGGCGGGGATTCGGCTGCGCCATATCCCCTACAAGGGCACCACGCCCGCCCTGACCGACCTGGCCGGGAACAACATCGACCTGCTCTTCGATTCCGTGCCCACCGTCCTGAGCCTGGTCAAATCCGGCAAGGTGACGGGATTGGCGACTACCGGCACCACGCGCGAAGCCCTGTTGCCGGATCTGCCCACGGTCATCGAAGGCGGCGTGCCGGGGTTTACCGCGAGCAATTGGTTCGCCGTGTTCGCGCCCGCGCGCACCCCGCCCGAAGTCGTCTCCGCCATCAACGCGGCCATGCGCAAGGCGCTGACCGGCGAGGCGCTGCGCGCGCAATTGATATCGACGGGCAACGTCCCGCTGCCGGGCAGCCCCCAGGACCTGCAGGCCCTGGTCGACGAAGAACGGGCTTCCTATACGCGGCTGATCCAGTCGTCCGGCATCAAGATCGAATAA
- a CDS encoding aspartate:alanine exchanger family transporter, whose product MEWFFGFLKANPYILLFFTVGLSVWLGRLTIKGYGLGMVAGAVVVGAILSIWASTYGIKLQLDNFVRLLFYYLFMYGVGLRVGPSFINSLGRDSLRFTFLAVLAPVLGLAIVVLGVIWADLPVGAAGGILAGSQTMSAAIGSAEQAIVDGVVTLPPGTTPTAATGMIALSYGITYIWGTVGIILIVKYLPRWWGLDAKGAAKQYEAEVGVRNVDEAGLSGYRAGGLRAYRLENPEVAGKSIRQFRETNPEYRVANVRRGDESLGADPELVLRQGDVVALGGRLESLTGKMGLLGPEVPDQKALSVPMDQAEILVTSKDVVGRTLKSFRDSDIAGQVQLTKIERSGVPMPIGLETTLKRRDVLFITGLKPAVQRAGEIFGIVARPSTATDLLTLAAGMILGFLIGKIEFPAFGSKVGLGNAGGLLVSGIVVASLSSRLRFFGSTPNAARNILEDLGLVVFVAIVGLNAGSTLLEQLTGAIALKIFLVGFVACTVPPFIVWAIGYHVFKTNPAVLMGVTAGARSHSGPCREAAKEIDSSVPWIGFPVAYAVSGVLLTIFGYFAMVLAH is encoded by the coding sequence ATGGAATGGTTCTTCGGCTTCCTTAAGGCAAATCCCTACATATTGTTGTTCTTCACGGTCGGACTGTCGGTCTGGCTGGGGCGGCTCACCATCAAGGGATATGGTTTGGGCATGGTGGCGGGCGCCGTCGTCGTCGGGGCGATCCTGTCGATCTGGGCCTCGACCTATGGCATCAAGCTGCAGCTGGACAACTTCGTTCGGCTGCTTTTCTACTATCTGTTCATGTACGGCGTCGGGCTGCGGGTCGGGCCGTCGTTCATCAACAGCCTGGGCCGTGACAGCCTGCGCTTTACCTTCCTGGCGGTGCTCGCGCCTGTCCTCGGCCTGGCGATCGTCGTCCTGGGGGTTATCTGGGCGGATCTGCCGGTGGGTGCGGCCGGCGGCATCCTGGCGGGCAGCCAGACGATGTCCGCGGCGATAGGCTCGGCGGAGCAAGCCATCGTTGACGGCGTCGTCACGCTGCCGCCCGGGACGACGCCGACGGCGGCTACCGGCATGATCGCGCTGTCCTACGGCATTACGTACATCTGGGGTACGGTGGGCATCATTCTGATCGTCAAATACCTTCCGCGCTGGTGGGGCCTGGACGCGAAGGGCGCCGCCAAGCAATATGAAGCGGAGGTGGGCGTAAGGAATGTCGACGAGGCCGGGTTGTCGGGCTACCGCGCCGGCGGATTGCGGGCATACCGGCTCGAGAATCCGGAAGTCGCGGGCAAGAGCATCAGGCAGTTTCGCGAAACCAATCCCGAGTACCGGGTAGCCAACGTCAGGCGTGGCGACGAATCCCTGGGCGCCGATCCCGAACTGGTCCTGCGACAAGGCGATGTCGTGGCGCTTGGCGGGCGCCTGGAATCGCTGACCGGGAAGATGGGATTGCTGGGCCCGGAAGTCCCCGACCAAAAGGCATTGAGCGTTCCCATGGACCAGGCCGAGATTCTCGTCACCTCCAAGGACGTCGTGGGCAGGACGCTCAAGTCCTTCCGCGACTCCGACATTGCCGGCCAGGTACAGCTGACCAAGATCGAGCGCTCGGGGGTGCCCATGCCGATAGGTCTGGAGACCACGCTGAAGCGGCGCGATGTGCTTTTCATCACCGGCCTGAAGCCGGCCGTGCAGCGGGCCGGGGAGATCTTCGGGATCGTGGCCCGGCCGAGCACGGCAACCGACTTGCTGACGCTGGCCGCCGGCATGATCCTGGGCTTTCTGATCGGCAAGATCGAGTTTCCCGCCTTCGGCAGCAAGGTGGGCCTGGGCAATGCCGGCGGCTTGCTGGTGTCCGGCATCGTCGTCGCATCCTTATCGTCGCGTCTGCGTTTTTTCGGCAGCACGCCCAATGCGGCGCGCAATATCCTGGAGGATCTTGGACTGGTCGTGTTCGTCGCCATCGTCGGCCTGAACGCCGGCTCGACGCTACTGGAACAATTAACCGGCGCAATCGCGCTGAAGATTTTCCTTGTCGGCTTCGTTGCCTGTACCGTGCCGCCATTCATCGTCTGGGCAATCGGCTACCACGTGTTCAAGACGAATCCCGCGGTATTGATGGGGGTGACGGCGGGGGCGCGCAGCCATTCCGGCCCATGTCGGGAGGCGGCGAAGGAAATCGATAGTTCCGTGCCCTGGATCGGATTCCCGGTGGCGTATGCGGTCTCCGGCGTACTCCTTACCATCTTCGGCTATTTCGCGATGGTTCTGGCGCACTAG
- a CDS encoding SDR family oxidoreductase yields the protein MELGLKGKSALVTGGSKGIGLATAQSFAREGVATLHLAARSEEGLAAARAALTDAYDVTVHIHPMDLAVNENALALAQRCAEVDILVNNAADSAAGPLHKLSDQIWRDSLDMKIFSYVTLSRELYAHMKRRGGGVIVNDIGNSGENPDADYIVGTTGNAAMMAFTRALGGRSLDDGIRVVGVNPGPVATDRMVKLMKRRALDWYDDESRWEELFDKYPGKRPASAEEVGDLIVWLASERAGYITGTIVTIDGGIASRRSII from the coding sequence ATGGAACTGGGCTTGAAAGGGAAATCGGCGCTGGTCACCGGCGGCTCCAAGGGCATCGGCCTGGCTACCGCGCAAAGCTTCGCTCGCGAGGGCGTCGCCACCCTGCATCTGGCCGCCCGCTCGGAAGAAGGCCTGGCGGCGGCGCGCGCGGCGCTGACGGACGCCTATGACGTGACCGTCCACATCCACCCGATGGATCTGGCGGTGAACGAAAACGCCCTGGCGCTGGCGCAGCGCTGCGCCGAGGTCGACATCCTGGTGAACAACGCCGCCGATTCCGCGGCGGGCCCGCTGCACAAGCTGTCGGACCAGATCTGGCGCGACAGCCTGGACATGAAGATCTTTTCCTACGTGACGCTGTCGCGCGAGCTCTATGCGCACATGAAGCGTCGCGGCGGCGGGGTGATCGTCAATGACATCGGCAATTCCGGCGAGAACCCGGACGCGGACTACATCGTCGGCACCACCGGCAACGCCGCGATGATGGCTTTTACCCGCGCGCTGGGGGGACGCAGCCTGGACGACGGGATACGCGTCGTGGGGGTGAACCCCGGCCCCGTCGCCACGGATCGCATGGTCAAGCTGATGAAGCGGCGGGCCCTGGACTGGTACGACGACGAAAGCCGATGGGAAGAACTCTTCGACAAGTACCCGGGCAAGCGTCCGGCGTCGGCCGAAGAGGTTGGCGACCTTATCGTCTGGCTCGCCTCGGAGCGCGCCGGCTACATCACCGGCACCATCGTGACCATCGACGGTGGCATCGCATCGCGCCGCTCCATCATCTGA
- a CDS encoding GntR family transcriptional regulator, translating to MNSALLDQEAAQAAENDAPASRSVRIQRILESEIFSGHLAPGARLDEVELAARFRVSRTPVREALRHLASAGLIQIRPRQPAVVVELPASRLIEMFQVMAELEALCARMAARRISASQLAALSALHDELIELAKTDRVADFYEVNRRFHETIYEASQNEFLAEQTRALRNRIGAYRRLVTQKPSRRAATLTEHDDVLRAIATGNEEAAADAMRGHVNLLGEKLLDFIALFPKSGR from the coding sequence GTGAACTCAGCACTCCTGGATCAGGAAGCGGCCCAGGCCGCCGAGAATGACGCGCCGGCCAGCCGGTCGGTGCGTATTCAACGGATACTGGAAAGCGAGATCTTCTCCGGTCATTTGGCGCCCGGCGCGCGGCTCGACGAGGTGGAACTCGCGGCCCGCTTCCGCGTGTCCCGCACGCCGGTGCGCGAGGCCCTGCGGCATCTGGCCTCCGCGGGCTTGATACAGATACGCCCCCGTCAGCCCGCCGTCGTCGTCGAGCTGCCCGCGTCGCGCCTGATCGAAATGTTCCAGGTCATGGCCGAACTGGAAGCCTTGTGCGCCCGCATGGCCGCGCGCCGGATCTCGGCGTCGCAACTGGCGGCCCTGAGCGCGCTGCATGATGAATTGATCGAATTGGCGAAGACCGACCGGGTAGCGGATTTCTACGAAGTCAACCGGCGCTTCCACGAGACCATCTACGAAGCCTCGCAAAACGAGTTCCTTGCCGAGCAAACGCGCGCCCTGCGCAATCGCATAGGCGCCTATCGCCGTCTCGTCACCCAGAAGCCCAGCCGCCGCGCTGCCACCCTGACCGAGCACGACGACGTCCTGCGCGCCATCGCCACCGGCAACGAAGAAGCTGCCGCGGACGCGATGCGCGGCCACGTGAATCTGCTGGGCGAGAAGCTGCTGGACTTTATCGCGCTCTTTCCCAAGAGCGGGCGGTAA